Part of the Henckelia pumila isolate YLH828 chromosome 2, ASM3356847v2, whole genome shotgun sequence genome is shown below.
ATATATCATTCGCACGCAATAATGTCGAATACTTTTGGAGTTGATGAGTTCTGGTTTTGTGATCGATTCTGCCGCGTACGTTGGATATtggggcggcggcggcggcggcggcgcgtTCGATCACTGAGAATGAAGAGGAAACCCTCACGTTGAAAGATATGGGTGGTAAGACAAGCAGGAATTCTAAAAACACAAAATACTTTTGACTCAATTTTTAGTAAGAATCTCCTATTATAATTAACGTGAAAAgtacaacaataataataataataataataataataataataataataatttaattattatatctTCCTATATATAAAAAACATCATCTTTTCATTTGTTGAAATTGCtcttaaatataaatattatatttttcttttttatttgtttttttttaaattttaatatttcaaatttcatatttttctcaattaaacattatagataagataaattgataaataaaaaataaatttaaatattatcgaaaaataatatttatacataacatacaatattaaatatattatataattttatacaCACGCAACGCATATGTGCGATTAtgttagttattattattatatataaatatagatgGAGTAGATTTTATCGGATACAAACCTTGACTCAATGTGGTACAagtattattaattttggtataaCTTATCACATCTAATCCCGCGTTTTTTTTgacatattatttattcatctcttaattatttattttacatcaatcaaatcattaattatttttcttacatcaatcaaataattaaattcaaattactatattaacctcttataaataatattattcatattttatttattattaaaaggataaaattgtaatttatcatttttttatataaaatttaatcaataaaatcaataaaccataatttatcaatcaaatcaaatattatattaactataatttcttatttattttttattgcattacattacttatctatatattatcaACCATATCACTCGAACCAAACTGAGCCTAGAAGATTTCTCAAacaaaattttatgttattaaaaAAAGTTACAATATCATGAAGATAATATAAATAgttatatatatgaattttttttaaaaaaaactgtaccataaatcttaaatttatatttgaaataaaaCTATCATATATGttaatttagaaaaataataataaattatgtaAAAAATGGGCAAAACGCATAGTGAGTAAATAAGAAAATatgtaagaaaataaaatattaaaataagatatttgTTAAAAGAGATAACCCAACACCATAAAAAGAGTTTATTTTTATTGAGGTTGTTCAAATACAAGCTTAAAGACCGTGCAGCCAAAttctaataataaaaatctatctGAACAAAAATTAGCAGTGGATAAGTATTTGATGTCATTTTAGGCTTTTAGCTTGGTATATTTCTAAAATCATGATATTttcaatatatttataaataagatGAAAAACATAGATATTCAATGCAAAATTTAACCCCAATTTTATGAATACGAGAAGAATATATCTTTATTTTGGAAAGCTAATTCCATATCACAAACTCAATAGAAGTTTCTGCACTAAATGAAACACGAAGTAATTAACACTCAAAAGTGTTTTTGTCCTGAAGCATAATAAACCTCTACTCGATGTCATCGGTTCAAAGAGTGAACAAGACAATGAGTTTTGCGCATCACGCCACTATTTTTAGGCGTAGCTTGGTACACATGATAAGAAAGTGATTAATAAATTATCCTTCTTCATTTCATGCTTGGTACATTTTTAAAAAGCCCATGATAAGTCAATGGGCCCTTGATAAATGCTTTGACAAGGGGACTATATATCCCTTTGATTTGGTGTGATAAATTTAATACAACTAAAAAATACTACAAAAAGACATGATTATCCTCCACATATAAAAACATTTACgcctcattctcctccacattACGATAGTATTAATTTTGTCATTACAATCGAatgtataaatttaatcactcttATTAAAATCATACCAAACATTCACTATAATATCCTATCATTTTACTTATCCTTAGTTTATCCTTATATTATATATCCTATATTTATCCTATCCTATGTACCAAACTATGCCTTAATCAACTCCAAAACTGCATGGTTCCATATGAGACTAAGGTAGTGAGCTTATAAGAAGCACTTTTATgtttttcgttaacaaaattttgaaattttgtaaaattttattcAGAAAGAGTTGAGAGGTACTTCCTAAAAGTTCTCTCAAACGCTGCCTAAATGGATTGATCAAAAGTAGGTACATATCACCTGTAATAGTCTCTATACACTTCTCAAACAAGAATCAGCACTTGTTTAAGACAGATAATATGTCCCCGGATAAATTAACTTTATCATGTCTAATATCTCGGGAATTACTGGGTTTTCCCATGAATATTACATTAAAATGCCTTCTGTTCACTCCACTCAACCTGATCGCTTGGCCCGCCGCTAATTCTACCGATTCTTTGAGGCGGCCAGACAACATGAGTAATCCGTCCACAAATCAAGCCGAGAGGAATCTGCCAATAATAGCATTTCTGAGTCAAGAAAGTTGCGAAGAAATACTAGTTTTCAACGATTTCATCGACATCACGACATGCATGACCTCTAACTCTGTGACAAGAAGTAACCATGCTTTTAACTTTGAAATATGTACCTTTACTTCATAAATGAACGAGCAGATcattgaaacaaaacaaaatctgTACCCAGAATTTCTATAAGTGTTCCGTTTATTTCTGTAGACTTTATTGAAGGGATTACACCAATATCAGTTTAACCTCACAAAAGTATATAACTGAAGTGAAATGGAACATACCGGGCCAATTAACCTCGAGTCCATGCTGCATGATACATTGTCCCCCTCAACCCAACAATGCCCTTCAGGGATCCTCACAGCATCAGATGAGAAAGAATGATCGACCCAGTCACCTGAGAGGGCTGTGATTCTCTTTATGTGTTTCTCTTTAAAATTACTCGGAGAGCTACACAGGAAATTAAACACATTTCAATGATTAGAGAGCTAGAAAGATAATTTTTAAGCAGAAAATCATATGATACAGCTCATCCAAAAGGGTAAACATGCAGCCTCAAATTCGCACAATCCCCAGACTCATGCAAAAGGGTAACCAAGCCGCCTCAAATTCGCACAACCCCCAGCCTCGTGAGAGTATCTATACATATTGCTTATCGGGGAAGATTCACAAAGCTACCATGAAATCATTCTGAAGTTAAAGATGAAAGAACACAGTAGAAagtttctcttttattttcacGTTATCGATCATAGATGCTGGATACAGATTTATAAATAACCTAGGAGTCTTATCACATCAAAATATTCTACTAACAACTTATCAGAAAACTCTTTTAAATACAAACACAATTATCCTAATCAATAACTAACTAGATAATATTTAATATCcaacactccccctcaagctgGGTCATATATGTTGATCATGCCCAGCTTGGAACTCATGTCATCAAAATTCGGCCGATGAAGGGCTTCAGTCAGGATGTCCGCAATTTGTAAGTGAGAGGGGATGTAGTTGAGATCAATGATCTTCTTCTCAATCTTCTCACTTATAAAGTGGCGGTCTATTTCAATATGCTTCGTTCGATCGTGGTGAACAGGATTCTTGGCAATACTTATGGCTGCTTGATTATCACACATCATTTTAAAAGGTTGACCATCTTCAAGCTTCAATTCAGTGAATAGTCTTTTCAGCCACATTCCCTCACAAATGCCTTGTGCTAAGGCTCTGTATTCAGCTTCTGCACTGCTACGTGCGACTACAGACTGCTTTTTGCTCCTCCAAGTTACTAAGTTTCCCCACACAAATGTGCAATATCCCGACGTTGATCGCCTATCAGTAAGTGatccagcccaatcagcatcactgtACACTTCGATGTTTCTGATTGACGACTTCTTGAAGCATAGTCCTTTTCCTGGATTCTTTTTCAGATATCTCAATATTCGGTACACTGCATTCATGTGGTCCTCTGTCGGGTGATTCATGAATTGGCTAACAACACTCACAGCAAACCCAATATCTGGACGTGTGTGTGAGAGATAGATCAATTTGCCAACTAATCTTTGATATCTTTCTTTGTCAACTGGTGGACTGTTATTTCCAACTGAAAGTTTACCATTAGCATCCATAGAAGTGTCAACTGGCTTGCTCCCCAACATTCCAGTTTCTTTCAAGAGATCTAGCACATACTTTCTTTGAGAAATTGAAATCCCATGAGATGATCTAGCCACTTCCATTCCTAGAAAATATTTGAgatttccaagatccttcatttcaaattccTTCGAGAGTAAGGATTTTACACGTATCATCTCCTCAGCATCATTCCCTGTCAATacaatatcatcaacataaactaTTAGTGCTGTGATCTTTCCTTCCTCTGTGTGTTTGATAAACAAGGTGTGATCAGATTGACCCTGGATGTAACCATTATTTTTCAGAACATTTGAAAAACGATGAAACCAAGCCCGGGGagattgcttcaagccatacagtgatttcttcaatttgcaTACTTTATTTGTAGTTGACTCAGATACAAATCCAGGTGGGATAtccatatagatttcctcctccAGATCTCCATTCAGGAATGCATTTTTCACGTCCAGCTGAAACAGTGGCCAGTCCAGGTTTGCAGCAAGTGATAGAAGAACTCGGATGGTATTGAGTCTAGCAACTGGGGCAAATGTTTCTTGGTAATCGATACCATATGATTGTGTGTATCCCTTTGCTATCAGACGAGCTTTAAACCTTTCTATGCTGCCATCGGCTTTGTATTTCACTGAGAAAATCCACTTACATCCAACTGTCCGTTTCCCTGGGGGAAGTTGAGTGATGACCCAAGTATTGTTGTTCTCAAAGGCCTGTATTTCTTCAAATGCGGCCACCTTCCATTTTGGATCTTGGAGAGCAATTTCTATAGATGGAGGAATCTGAACCTGGTCCAATCTGGTCACAAAGCTTGATATGCAGATGATAAATGTTCAAGTGAAACAAAATGACATATAGAATGCTGTGTACATGATCGAGTCCCTTTCCTTAATGCAACAGGCCTATCATCAATATCATCATGTGATGTATCACAGTTAGGATCAGTCTTACCTTGTGTATTTTCAATGGAAGTTGGCTCCAGGAAAGTGTCAAGGCTTTGCTGATTTTGATCTGGGTGCAGTATGGTTTTGTGATGGCGTAGTTTTCTTCGAGAGTACACTTGTAAGGGCTGATTTGGTGGACTGTCAGTAGTTGTTGGAGCATGGGTTGAATTCTCAAGAGGTTCTAATTGAGGAAAGGCGGGTGTGTGGAGTTCCCAATTGTGAGATTCGCTTGGTTCCATCTCCCCCTGAATCGAATCGAAGATTTGGGAAAGAAAGGTTCATGCTCAAAAAATGTGACATCCATGGAGGTGTAAAATCTTTTCGTAACCGGGGAGTAACATTTGTACCCTTTTTGATTTGGGGAGTACCCAAGGAAGAGACATTTTATCGCTCGAGGATCGAGTTTTCCACCATCATGTAAGTGCACAAAAGTGGAGCAACCAAaaatttttaagagaatatTATGAATTAGGTGTGTGGAAGGAAAGGAAGCCTGAAGGGTCTGGATGGGTGTTTTGTAATGGAGGACACGAGATGGCATTCGGTTGATAAGCTAAGCTGCAGTTAGGATAGCATCTCCCCAAAAATGCTTAGGAACACTATGGGTAAAGAGTAAAGATCTGGCTACTTCAAGTAAGTGGCGATTCTTTCGCTCAGAAACCCCATTTTGTTGGGGGGTGTAGACACAAGAGCTTTGGTGGATTATCCCTTCGTTTTGGAGGTAAGTGCCTAGGGCAGAGTTGAAGTAATCTCGGGCTCTATCAGTTTTCAAAACCTTAATGCGGGTCGagaattgattttggatcaTGACATTGAAGCGTTTGAACAACTCTGATGTCTCAGATTTGTCCTTCATTAAAAATACCCAAGAGACACGAGTATGATCATCAACAAAAAGTAAGAACCAGCGAGAGCCCGTGACATTTTTAATATTCGAAGGACCCCATATATCACTATGGATGAGTGAAAATGGTTGTGATGGCTTGTATGGTTGTGGAGTGAAAGTAGCACGAGTATGTTTCGACAATTGACACACATCACAATGAATAAACTTGGAATTTTTGTTACGAAATAAAGAAGGAAACAACTTCTCAAGATATACAAAGTTGGGGTGTCCTAATCGAAAATGCCATAACAAAATATCATTATTTTCAGTTGGAGAAGCTGCAGAATCAGAAAACAAAGCTCGGTTACTGTTCCAATTTAAAGGGGAAGAAACTGGCGACAACTTGAGAAGGTACAACCCATCACAATATTCAGCATTGCCAATCCTCTTCCCCGATGC
Proteins encoded:
- the LOC140884074 gene encoding uncharacterized protein codes for the protein MANRSFLWDLAKKYFTAGLIGLTISDRFVSVTAVRGSSMYPTLNPHKKYSDGFVIDDYVLVEKSCLEKYKFSRGDVVVFRSPSNFKEKHIKRITALSGDWVDHSFSSDAVRIPEGHCWVEGDNVSCSMDSRLIGPIPLGLICGRITHVVWPPQRIGRISGGPSDQVEWSEQKAF